The following proteins are co-located in the Brevibacillus laterosporus DSM 25 genome:
- a CDS encoding TetR/AcrR family transcriptional regulator — translation MRKLKPKYKKIIEAATVVIAENGFQQAHVSKIAKRAGVADGTVYLYFKNKEDILLSLFEDKITEFLEEMSPDIDRATKATDKLRVFVEGHFSRFSNNPHFAMVTQLELRHSDKEVRRTINKILKDYLSMIDKILKLGIENGEFDPQLDVKVTRRMVFGVVDDLMTNWVMNDQNYDIMELTDSVYQFVSRGCRVVQKV, via the coding sequence GTGCGGAAATTAAAGCCAAAGTATAAAAAGATTATTGAGGCTGCAACAGTAGTTATAGCTGAAAATGGGTTTCAACAGGCCCATGTGTCAAAGATTGCTAAAAGAGCTGGCGTTGCTGACGGTACCGTCTATCTATATTTTAAAAATAAGGAAGACATTTTGTTGTCGTTATTTGAAGATAAAATTACAGAGTTTCTAGAAGAAATGTCTCCTGATATAGATCGTGCGACTAAGGCGACCGATAAGCTACGAGTATTTGTAGAAGGTCATTTTTCACGATTCTCGAATAATCCTCATTTTGCTATGGTAACTCAATTAGAATTGAGGCATTCTGACAAAGAAGTACGGCGCACAATTAACAAGATCCTAAAGGATTATCTATCTATGATTGATAAGATATTAAAGCTGGGTATTGAAAATGGAGAATTTGACCCTCAATTAGATGTTAAAGTAACCCGTAGAATGGTCTTTGGAGTTGTCGATGATTTGATGACTAACTGGGTGATGAACGACCAAAATTACGATATTATGGAGCTTACGGATAGTGTTTATCAATTTGTAAGTCGAGGCTGTAGAGTTGTTCAGAAGGTATGA
- a CDS encoding long-chain fatty acid--CoA ligase codes for MMNAQLTLAPMMERAEKMFGKKQVISRTSTGIYRFTYTEIAERTRRLASVLESLGIKRGERVGTLAWNHHRHLEAYFAIPSMGAVLHTINIRLSPEHIVYIINHAEDQVLLIDDDILPLIEQLKDHLHTVKAYVLMTDHDQLPASSLEPLYSYEQLLNEADPSYQYPTDIQENDPAGMCYTSATTGNPKGVIYSHRGIVLHSMSLGLADTLALAEQDIAMPVVPMFHVNAWGFPFAATWFGCTQVMPGPRFTPQILAHLIETEKISITAGVPTIWLGLLQELENGRYETSSLRAVVCGGSASPRSLVETYRKKFNIPFYVAYGMTETSPLVTCSKLKSYQEAELSEEEKLDILCKQGTLVPGLQMKIVGPHGEVKADGEEMGELLIRGPWIADSYYKDERSEETFQDGWLHTGDVATVDAEGFVKLVDRTKDLIKSGGEWISSVDVENALMGHESILEASCVGVPHPQWGERPIACVVIKEGQSVSKDEILAFLEPKFAKWWLPDDVLFVKEIPKTSVGKFLKRALREQIVEHYSKEPQA; via the coding sequence ATGATGAATGCACAATTAACACTTGCGCCTATGATGGAAAGAGCAGAAAAAATGTTTGGCAAAAAACAGGTAATATCACGTACATCTACGGGTATCTATCGATTCACCTACACAGAGATTGCAGAGAGAACTAGACGTTTGGCTAGCGTACTTGAATCACTAGGTATTAAACGTGGAGAACGAGTAGGGACTCTAGCGTGGAATCATCACCGACATTTAGAAGCCTACTTTGCCATTCCTAGTATGGGGGCGGTATTGCATACCATTAATATCCGCTTATCTCCTGAACACATCGTCTACATCATCAATCACGCAGAAGACCAGGTATTGTTGATAGATGATGACATTCTTCCATTAATCGAGCAACTAAAAGATCACTTACACACTGTAAAGGCATATGTACTGATGACTGATCACGATCAATTGCCTGCCTCCAGCCTAGAACCTCTTTATTCCTATGAACAGCTGTTAAACGAAGCAGACCCTTCCTATCAATATCCAACTGACATCCAAGAGAACGATCCAGCAGGTATGTGTTACACGTCTGCTACTACAGGGAATCCAAAAGGTGTTATCTATTCTCATCGAGGAATTGTATTACACTCCATGTCTCTAGGGTTAGCAGATACATTAGCATTAGCTGAACAAGATATTGCAATGCCAGTAGTTCCCATGTTTCATGTAAATGCGTGGGGCTTTCCTTTTGCTGCTACCTGGTTTGGTTGTACGCAGGTGATGCCGGGCCCACGTTTTACGCCTCAAATCTTAGCTCATCTGATTGAAACAGAAAAAATAAGTATTACGGCGGGAGTACCAACGATCTGGTTAGGTCTTTTACAGGAATTAGAGAATGGCCGATACGAAACCTCAAGTTTGCGAGCAGTTGTCTGTGGTGGATCTGCTTCCCCACGCAGTTTAGTAGAAACGTATCGCAAAAAATTTAACATTCCCTTCTATGTTGCCTATGGGATGACGGAAACCAGTCCGTTGGTTACATGCTCTAAGTTAAAAAGCTATCAGGAGGCGGAGCTATCTGAAGAAGAAAAATTAGATATTCTCTGCAAACAAGGAACGCTGGTTCCTGGACTTCAGATGAAGATAGTTGGTCCTCATGGAGAAGTGAAGGCGGATGGTGAAGAGATGGGTGAGCTGTTAATTCGCGGCCCATGGATTGCGGATAGCTATTATAAAGATGAACGTAGTGAAGAGACATTCCAAGATGGCTGGCTACATACGGGAGACGTAGCTACTGTGGATGCAGAGGGTTTTGTGAAGCTAGTCGACCGTACAAAGGATTTAATTAAGAGTGGAGGGGAGTGGATTTCTTCTGTAGATGTGGAAAATGCTTTAATGGGACATGAGTCCATATTAGAGGCTTCATGCGTGGGTGTACCTCATCCTCAATGGGGAGAACGACCAATAGCATGCGTGGTAATAAAAGAGGGACAAAGCGTTTCAAAGGACGAGATTCTTGCCTTTTTGGAACCTAAATTTGCGAAGTGGTGGCTACCAGATGATGTACTATTTGTGAAGGAGATTCCTAAAACATCTGTAGGCAAATTCCTAAAACGTGCTTTACGTGAACAAATTGTTGAGCATTATTCCAAGGAACCGCAAGCATAA